The Acanthopagrus latus isolate v.2019 chromosome 20, fAcaLat1.1, whole genome shotgun sequence genomic sequence tgtaaacatggaAACAGATTGAGACTTTGTAGCCCACTAATTAGCGGGTTCAGAGATGCTGATAGGCAGACTTTGTTACCTTTAGACAGATCTGGCTATGCTAATGCACGATGCATATATGTACATCCATGGATTTCGAGAGCCAGGTACAAAGCAACACACTGATAACCTATTagcttaaaaacaacaacttacATTAGCAAACTATCACTTCCAAGCTTGTCTGACTTTTTGATAATGTTACACAAAAAAGGGAGACCTGTAAATTAATTCTTAAATATTTGTGCACAGGAAAGCACattctgtatttattaattttggCCTAGTAATGTGCGCTAGGAAGTGGTCaaatgctaactttagctaaaagatgttatttaacCTTGAATTATGACCCCAAGCTCCCCCCTGGATTTTTACAAGCCATTatgttttcagttgctgatctATCtggaagtggtgaaatgataacaatatgtcagattttcaacatttataagacTTGCAACCTagaaaacagcagcatcagatTACCCAAGCAGATGAGCTGCCCACCCCGAGCATGgcgtcagaggaaaatggccgtcGTGTGAAGATGGTCTCATTGCTTTCTGTGAACATGTGGTTTCATGCATACAAATCTGCATTCTCACTATGCATATAAATGAATCAGCCTTTTATAAGCAAATACCAACGCTAGCCTATTCCTCACCATAGTCAGAGTTACAGAagctttttttatgttaatggAAGAAATATCTATTCAGCTATCCAAACCTTCTAAACagggcttttttaaaaaatgatttgtgtgtcCATGTATATTTActaaacaaattattttctctgtcagtAAACTCTGGTCCAAGAGGAGAGTCGGGATCCGTGAGAACATATTCCTGCTAAAAGATAAGCACACCAGGTGAGAAAAGCATCCTCCCTCTGACGATTGTATCCGCAGCTAAAAATAGTCTGTGTGAACACCAAATCAAACGTCTCCTCTCAGCAGGAGCTATCACAGTTattcacgtgtgtgtttttattccattcCTTAGAACCCCCACCTCCATCCTTAcccgaggaaaaaaaaaaagaaaagaaaagaaacaacaacacatttttgaagagaaaaaaaaaaaactaaacaaaaaaaaaactgaggatgAAAATCATAAAAACGGACACTAGAAGACGACCAACATCGTTCAAGCCGGATTGTCTCGGGGGAATCAAAGACACTGAGTGAATGATTTCTgaaaagatgataaaataatgagtgagtgtgtgttcatccatatctctctctctctctctctctctctctctctctctctctctctctctctctctctctctccatctcggTCCATAGTTGTGGCATGACGCTGTTTGATTCTGTAGAAAGTGGCCTGTAGAAAGTGACCATCGCCTATCGTGAAcacatcttctgtttttttctgagtgtgAGACGGCAATATTGACACAACAAATttacgtttgtttttttgtttagttttttttcaaatcgGAACACTGCATTCCTATTCAGATCGAGAAGAGCGACACCCATCGTCCACAGGTGATCTCACCTTGATTTGTAGACAGATGATAGAACATACTCTGCCTAGTAACACCACAACACAGTAGAGTTTTGGGGCGAGGGGAGCTTCGAGGGGAGAGTGTAAGTACACATTGTGGGGGGGGAAATGACATGTATGTTCTTAAGCCATAACAGACATGAGATGCACAAATGTGAATAGGACGGACAATGAGACAATTAGCAAAGTGCTTTATGACAAAATCCTGTtcaaactgggaaaaaaaagagttaagCATTTGTGTTAATATGCATGCCAAAATCAACCATTTTAGAGTGAACGTCATGATATCAATCATCTAATGATGTGAACGCTTGGGTCAGGactttgtaaaatgtgtgtattttatttttatcattttttatgatAACTGctattgtatgtatgtacagtatgtatgtgtgtgtatttaaaaaaaacgtacGTTCATTTCATACTTAGTTTTAAGACTGACTGTAATTTCATTTTAGGTTGACAAAAaggaaatatgttttaaaaaattatgGACATTTACGATATGCTACTtgtatgtgtacattttgaagaagaaaaaaaaacaaattgtgttaTGATTTAAATTCATATTACTGGAGAGTAGTGATGATAATTGAATATAAtatgataacaataatgataatgattgtaaaagctgtaattaaaaaaaaaaaacatacctgtACAAGGCTGCCGGAGGAGTTatttcccccccacacacactgaccacaggAGATCACAGGTAAGTTGTTATTAATAGAGCTGGAgatcatttttttcagactgcaaatgactgaactgaacatgCTTAGTTCATCTTTAACCTGTCAGTTTCAGATTAAAGTTAAACTTGGCTGTCAGGGGCATGAATGAGACCTATACAGCACCAACAAAGGTGGAGAAAGGGGGTTAAGGGACGGGTATGCTCATTActttacctgctcagtacagtGTATAGTCTTGATTAGTCTACAGTTTAATTTCTCTCATTATATTGGCCTCGTTTATAAAGTCCTTTATTATTTATGCATAATAGCAAAAGACACTGACTCAGCTATCTCCTTCTTACTGCATGTTTGTGCTCAGTCAGGGTGAAGTGATCGCCACAGGGCTGGAACCGAGccagagcaggaagaggaaaccCCACAATGCTTTTTAGACACAGGACAGGCTATAAATAGTTCAGGTGTTTGTGTCCCAGACTTGTTAACATATTGCTGCCACGCCACTGTTGTAATGTGAAACGGtatataaaatgtttcacatctTAGCATCTATCTTTTATAAGATGAAACGTTATATATCAATAAGTTATGTTggaaatataatataaatacattGTGAATATTATTAGATAGCATATTTAGAGCAAGAAAATGTCcttgttatgttgtgttatgtgttctGTGGATATGCATAAATGTGTAGTTTGTTGGTTATAATGAAGATTTATCCAGGTATAGCAAGAACATAGTTAAAACaccatgtgttttattgttgtctATTGGTCTGACCTGGGGTTTCATGCTATCACCTGAACACATACAGAAGTTTGCACAGTTAAATAAGTGTCTTTGAGTTGATCTGTGCTGTTATAAGAAATTAGATAAAATCTTTTGGAAGAATATTGTTCACTCCCCTAGTAAAGTGAGACATTTGTTAAACCTTTACACGCCTACTGAGGCAGTCGTGGTGGGTCTTGGTTGCCCAAAACCATACCgtgtcagacacacattaaacattaaaacagatgaaatgaaatgtacacTAGACACATGCCGTCACTGTGCGCTGCTTCTTCTGATACAcaactgtcagaaaaaatgCTAAAACAACATGGTGTGGTGGGATGTGGGAcagctgtgggagagagggggaggaagaagtAAAGGATAAAAGAAGACCTGCAGTTTGTCATTCAGAGGAAAGAAGTAAAACCACTGGATACACACTGGATTTGCATTAGATATTAAATACATCATAAAAaggtaaacaaaacatgtcCATCCACTTCGGTCTTAAGGGTTACTTAACAGTAGACGACAGTGGGAGCGTCCCTTAACCTGGTGATCTATACAGCAGATGCTAACAGAAACTACATGTGAGTGATTTTAAAggatggatgaaaaaaataaaaattccccTCACAATCACAAAACCACTAAATCAGTGCCTCTGGCTCCATCTCCTGGCTGAGATCCATCTTTAAAcagcaaccttttttttttttcatttcatcccaTTGAATTAACTAATTTTTTATAagctgaatttaaaaagaacagTTGAGTGTCTCTTCAGTTTCACTGAGGGGATAACATGAAGCAGATACTtcagtaataataattacatCATGAGCAGGaaggaacattttcaaatatagaAATTTTGTGTAACAGGCTCCTCTCTTTATTAACAGCTTTTTGCAgttgtattatatatatttttgcacGTTGTTTCACTTTTTGCGGTGTTGTTATCTGGGTCATGTGTTGGCCTTGGCTGTAAATAATACAGGTACAGCCACACgcttgttgtttgttgtttggagcCCGGATGGAGACCTAGAggtcaaaacacatttccttttttaatgtttttgccattttacaAGGATTCAGCCACTTTAATACAGACATCTGTTATATTTAGAGTGCGTGCGCCACCTCCTTGTTTTCTAAGCATTGCTTTCCTGTGTTTTCCAAGATGAACCAACACATCTGCATTGTGTTGAACAACAAGTCATCTCTTTTCCAAGGGCATTTGTCCACAATTACGACCAACattctgtttatatttctgtttatgtttcacTTTCAGCATCAGGAAACATGCAAGGCTACCAAACAGGCCACGAGCAtagagatgttttttgtttttttaaatcgaaCTACCTCAGGTGATCCATATTTAATAATGGTGCCAAGATTTTTCTTAGACTGTTGACAGTTTGGAGGCTTGATGAAGATATGCTAAAGTGTTTTTCTCAGATTGGTTAAAGGCTCCCTCTGACTGCCtcatgaacattttatttatttatttatttaagaataACAGATTTTAAGACAACTTAATGACCTAATCAGTTTTGATTTAGGAGTGATTAAGTGAGAATTTGTATCAGTCTGGATGAACTGGCCCCTGACATAGTGTCCGGATGAAATCAAACAGTGGTAATGCACTCTGAGGAGGAAGTAAAGTATTTTTCCTGgttatgttctgtgtttcttAACTTGTGACTTTACAGGCATGACGTGCAGCTTCTCTGGTGACTGCACAGCTGCGGTCACATAAACACTTATCTCCTGCCTGTAAATCAGTTTCACCCAGCATTTCAcgaaatggacacacacatcaaaGTAAGATAAACACCGTGCAACACATCCGCGATCATTTATTTAGCAGATGACGCAGAGAGACATGTTCGTGTTGCATCTTCTGTTTTGTGGTTGTgaaatgtgtatatttgtgaAGTGGAAGCCAGAATGGAAAGTCACCCTGAGTTACTGTAAGATGCTCATTGTTCCACACGTGATGGCAGATCACAAATAACTATTGAGTGTCTCACTGAACtgcaatatttcaaataaaactaaaaaggtAATTGATTGTGAGCTGTTGAGGTattcacattaaaggtgcactatgtagttttggggaagacgtTATAATCACAAGAGACAGATCCAACCTGAACGATTTgttaatgcctaaacaaaccaaatgaacaaactatgttgttttcatgactgaataaactgagtaaacaaacaacacattttaatactgttttactttgtttatgtgtggcggaccctgccacccatatcaaacagtgctctgagaacagcttgtatATTTGGttattgaaaatataaatatttctgagtttgcattgTAACCTCATtgatattataaatattaagtttctaagtttgaatttctttgcaCAATACATGTCCACACTTTAAATCAGCAGTCCTTGATTTATGTTAAATCACTTGCTAAAAGAGGTCAAATAGTAGGAAATACAAACTCCTTGTATTCCCTTTTTCCCGAGCTTGTTCTTTCTGAGGAATTTTTGCCACCTGACCTCGTGGGCTGAGAATCTCTTACAGTAAACGGGACGGAAGAAGTCCATACATAGTGTTTGAACACAGGTCTTCCTCTCAGCATTAAATCACGGTTTAATTAtgtacaaatgtgtgactcATAGGGTGCTCTCATGAAGAAGGACCTCCTTCTCCAAAAACTCCCTTAAAAAGGGAACGCAACTTGCTCCTTTTCAGAATTTCATTGAAAAGAAACTTACTTGTACGGAGCCTTTTTATTAAATTGTATcattaagttatttattttttatttatttggaggCTCCTTGAATCTGTTattccagatgtttttgtttccacacacctctctctcctaCCTGCCCTCTCTTCTCTTAATCATCTCACTTCCTTTCTCCCTGTCCTTCTATCTCACCGACTCCAACCCACTTCTGTCCTTTAATAGTCAAGTCAGAGAGGTGCACCTCTACACAGGTATTTATAATACTATTTTCATCATTTAGTTATACAATTAGCACAAATATGAGATAATGCTCCTCATAAACTGGTTAAATTCTTCAGTGCACTGATTTCTTTCTGCTCTTGTTCTATCGTGTTGCAGATAATCACAGGCGAGGGATGTATCTGCAGATGACCCCGGATGGGAGAGTGTCAGGAAGTGATGCTCAGACCCTCAACAGTGAGTATTTTGCAGATAGAATATTTTCCTTGATACATCCACACAATACAGGAGATGTTCTGAGGccaagaaaatgcaaaaaaaaaaaaaaaaaaaaaaccctgtgatGAAGACAcaattattcatgttttgtgtgtttccaggcGTGCTGGAGCTGAAATCAGTGAAATCCGGCCATGTTGCCATCAAAGGACAGTCCacgtctctgtttctctgtatgGACAGCGAAGGCCATCTGACGGGGCAGGTACAGCAAGcaaagaaaactttaaatgtgaaacGTATGCCTTCCTTCCTGTCCTTGACTGACAGTTCACTGTGCATCTCTTGTCCCTTTCAGAGTCACTACAGCGAGGCTGACTGCACCTTCAGAGAGCTGCTCCTGGCAGACGGATACACCCGTTTCCTCTCCTCGCACCACAGATCTCCTGTGTCTCTGGCATCAAAACACTCCCCGGACCGACACACAGTCCCCTTCACTCGATTCCTACCGCTCAGGAATA encodes the following:
- the fgf21 gene encoding fibroblast growth factor 21 isoform X2, yielding MYLQMTPDGRVSGSDAQTLNSVLELKSVKSGHVAIKGQSTSLFLCMDSEGHLTGQSHYSEADCTFRELLLADGYTRFLSSHHRSPVSLASKHSPDRHTVPFTRFLPLRNTLAGESVSEQPHNPRYFDVDSDDPLGMGLNDVVSPQLSVDK
- the fgf21 gene encoding fibroblast growth factor 21 isoform X1, whose protein sequence is MFLFPHTSLSYLPSLLLIISLPFSLSFYLTDSNPLLSFNSQVREVHLYTDNHRRGMYLQMTPDGRVSGSDAQTLNSVLELKSVKSGHVAIKGQSTSLFLCMDSEGHLTGQSHYSEADCTFRELLLADGYTRFLSSHHRSPVSLASKHSPDRHTVPFTRFLPLRNTLAGESVSEQPHNPRYFDVDSDDPLGMGLNDVVSPQLSVDK